A window of the Streptomyces sp. Ag109_O5-10 genome harbors these coding sequences:
- a CDS encoding PaaI family thioesterase, whose amino-acid sequence MSGSSAALQPPASARKPERHPDAPAPGELIGAHYEHCFGCGRGQSHGLHLEVRAGEGVSLTAEFTVRPAHQGAPGLAHGGVLATALDETLGSLNWLLRKIAVTGRLETDFVRPVPVGTTLHLAAEVVAVAGRKIYSTATGRVDGPTGPVAVRAEALFVEVPVEHFVDNGREEEIRAAMKDPDQARRARAFEVNP is encoded by the coding sequence GTGAGTGGTAGTTCCGCAGCTCTTCAGCCTCCTGCCAGTGCCCGGAAACCGGAGCGGCACCCCGACGCGCCCGCGCCCGGCGAGCTCATCGGTGCACACTACGAACACTGTTTCGGGTGTGGGCGCGGGCAGTCCCACGGGCTGCACCTGGAGGTACGGGCCGGCGAGGGCGTGTCCCTGACCGCCGAGTTCACCGTACGCCCCGCCCACCAGGGCGCCCCCGGCCTCGCGCACGGCGGGGTGCTCGCCACCGCCCTGGACGAGACGCTGGGCTCGCTCAACTGGCTGTTGCGGAAGATCGCCGTGACGGGACGGCTGGAGACCGACTTCGTGCGGCCCGTCCCCGTGGGCACCACGCTCCACCTGGCGGCCGAGGTGGTCGCCGTGGCCGGCCGGAAGATCTACTCGACCGCCACCGGACGCGTGGACGGCCCCACGGGCCCTGTCGCCGTCCGCGCCGAAGCCCTCTTCGTCGAGGTTCCGGTCGAACACTTCGTCGACAACGGCCGCGAGGAAGAGATCCGGGCCGCCATGAAGGACCCGGACCAGGCCCGGCGCGCCCGCGCCTTCGAGGTGAATCCGTGA
- the dut gene encoding dUTP diphosphatase, giving the protein MNPAEFPSPARSAAPLGVLVRRVDPDVPLPAYEHPGDAGADLRTTEACELRPGERAVLPTGVSIALPEGYAAFVHPRSGLAARCGVALVNAPGTIDAGYRGEIKVIVVNLDPREAVRFERFDRIAQLVVQQVERVRFHEVAELPGSARAEGGFGSTGGHAAVGDVSGTSGQAADGGRTGGNRYASVVSDREGQ; this is encoded by the coding sequence GTGAACCCTGCAGAATTCCCGAGCCCGGCCCGTTCGGCGGCCCCGCTCGGCGTCCTCGTCCGCCGCGTCGACCCCGACGTACCGCTTCCGGCGTACGAGCACCCGGGTGACGCGGGAGCCGATCTGCGTACCACCGAGGCGTGCGAGCTGAGGCCCGGGGAACGGGCCGTACTGCCCACGGGGGTGTCGATCGCCCTCCCGGAGGGGTACGCGGCCTTCGTACACCCCCGTTCGGGCCTCGCCGCCCGGTGCGGAGTGGCCCTCGTGAATGCCCCGGGGACGATTGATGCCGGGTACCGTGGGGAGATCAAGGTGATCGTGGTGAATCTCGACCCGCGCGAGGCGGTGCGGTTCGAGCGCTTCGACCGGATCGCCCAACTGGTCGTCCAGCAGGTCGAGAGGGTCCGCTTCCACGAGGTGGCGGAACTTCCCGGCTCGGCGCGGGCCGAGGGGGGCTTCGGGTCCACCGGCGGTCATGCCGCGGTGGGCGATGTGAGCGGCACAAGCGGTCAGGCCGCCGACGGCGGTCGGACGGGTGGGAATCGATACGCTTCGGTCGTATCCGACCGGGAAGGACAGTGA
- a CDS encoding response regulator, with protein sequence MTRVLVVDDEPQIVRALVINLKARKYEVDAAPDGRTALELAASRHPDVVVLDLGLPDMDGVEVIKGLRGWTRVPILVLSARHSSDEKVEALDAGADDYVTKPFGMDELLARLRAAVRRAEPVTGGGEDDVLVETEGFTVDLAAKKVNRAGRDVRLTPTEWHLLEVLVRNTGRLVSQKQLLQEVWGPSYGTETNYLRVYMAQLRRKLEADPSHPKHFITEPGMGYRFER encoded by the coding sequence ATGACCCGTGTGCTCGTGGTCGACGACGAGCCGCAGATCGTGCGCGCCCTCGTGATCAACCTCAAGGCGCGCAAGTACGAGGTCGACGCGGCCCCCGACGGCCGTACCGCCCTGGAACTGGCCGCCTCCCGCCACCCCGACGTGGTCGTCCTCGACCTCGGCCTGCCCGACATGGACGGCGTCGAGGTGATCAAGGGACTGCGCGGCTGGACCCGGGTGCCGATCCTGGTCCTCTCCGCCCGGCACTCCTCCGACGAGAAGGTCGAGGCGCTCGACGCGGGCGCCGACGACTACGTCACCAAGCCCTTCGGCATGGACGAGCTGCTGGCCCGGCTGCGGGCCGCCGTACGCCGGGCCGAGCCCGTCACGGGGGGCGGCGAGGACGACGTCCTGGTGGAGACCGAGGGCTTCACCGTCGACCTGGCGGCGAAGAAGGTCAACCGGGCGGGCCGGGACGTGCGGCTCACCCCGACCGAGTGGCACCTCCTGGAGGTGCTGGTCCGCAACACCGGCCGGCTGGTCAGCCAGAAGCAGCTGCTGCAGGAGGTGTGGGGGCCGTCCTACGGGACGGAGACCAACTACCTGCGCGTGTACATGGCACAGCTGCGCCGGAAGCTGGAGGCGGACCCCTCGCACCCGAAGCACTTCATTACGGAGCCCGGCATGGGGTACCGGTTCGAGAGATAG
- a CDS encoding response regulator transcription factor — MRVLVVEDEQLLADAVATGLRREAMAVDVVYDGAAALERIGVNDYDVVVLDRDLPLVHGDDVCRKIVELGMPTRVLMLTASGDVSDRVEGLEIGADDYLPKPFAFSELIARVRALGRRTSVPLPPVLERAGIKLDPNRREVFRDGKEVQLAPKEFAVLEVLMRSEGAVVSAEQLLEKAWDENTDPFTNVVRVTVMTLRRKLGEPPVIVTVPGSGYRI, encoded by the coding sequence GTGCGCGTACTCGTCGTCGAGGACGAGCAACTGCTCGCCGATGCGGTGGCCACCGGACTGCGCCGGGAGGCCATGGCCGTCGACGTCGTGTACGACGGTGCGGCCGCCCTGGAGCGCATCGGCGTCAACGACTACGACGTGGTCGTCCTCGACCGCGACCTCCCCCTCGTGCACGGCGACGACGTCTGCCGCAAGATCGTCGAACTCGGCATGCCCACCCGCGTGCTGATGCTGACCGCCTCCGGTGACGTCAGCGACCGCGTCGAGGGTCTGGAGATCGGCGCCGACGACTACCTCCCCAAGCCCTTCGCCTTCAGTGAGCTCATCGCGCGCGTGCGCGCCCTCGGCCGCCGTACCAGCGTGCCGCTGCCCCCCGTCCTGGAGCGCGCCGGCATCAAGCTGGACCCGAACCGCCGCGAGGTCTTCCGCGACGGCAAGGAGGTCCAGCTCGCGCCGAAGGAGTTCGCGGTGCTCGAGGTGCTGATGCGCAGCGAGGGCGCGGTGGTCTCCGCCGAGCAGCTCCTGGAGAAGGCGTGGGACGAGAACACCGACCCCTTCACCAACGTCGTGCGCGTGACCGTGATGACCCTGCGCCGCAAGCTCGGCGAGCCCCCGGTGATCGTGACCGTCCCCGGCTCGGGTTACCGGATCTGA
- a CDS encoding DUF3093 domain-containing protein — MQLSATPYEERLTAPRSWWFISFLVGVSFALILLPFGTLPMLGGLVGGTAAAAVVASSYGSLRIRVVGDSLIAGEAKIPVSALGQAEILEPDEARAWRTYKADVRAFLLLRSYIPRALRVEVTDPDDPTPYLYLSTREPEALAAAIEAAKAGTKA; from the coding sequence ATGCAGCTCTCCGCCACCCCGTACGAAGAACGTCTCACCGCCCCCCGGTCCTGGTGGTTCATCAGCTTCCTGGTCGGCGTCTCGTTCGCCCTGATCCTGCTGCCGTTCGGCACCCTGCCGATGCTGGGCGGCCTGGTCGGCGGCACCGCGGCGGCAGCGGTGGTGGCCAGTTCGTACGGCTCCCTGCGGATCCGGGTCGTCGGCGACTCGCTGATCGCGGGCGAGGCGAAGATCCCGGTGTCGGCCCTGGGCCAGGCGGAGATCCTGGAGCCGGACGAGGCGCGCGCCTGGCGCACGTACAAGGCGGATGTGCGCGCCTTCCTGCTGCTGCGCTCCTACATCCCGAGGGCCCTCCGGGTGGAGGTCACGGACCCGGACGACCCGACCCCGTACCTGTACCTGTCGACCCGGGAGCCGGAGGCCCTGGCGGCGGCGATCGAGGCGGCGAAGGCCGGCACGAAGGCGTAG
- a CDS encoding inositol monophosphatase family protein — MTDALHTDLLDLAQEAAARAGELLRDGRPADLAVARTKSSPIDVVTEMDIAAEKLITDLIAGHRPDDGFLGEEGASTQGTSGVRWVIDPLDGTVNYLYGLPTWAVSIAAEQDGETVVGVVAAPMRGETYHAVRGAGAWATGAWEGERELRCRPAPPLDQALVSTGFNYVTAVRTHQAEVAARLIPLLRDIRRSGSAAIDLCDLAFGRLDGYYERGLNAWDWGAGDLIAREAGALTGGRPGERPARSLTVAGTPGVFEPLQRLLEDFGAWHD; from the coding sequence GTGACCGACGCCCTGCACACCGACCTGCTGGACCTCGCCCAGGAGGCGGCCGCCCGCGCGGGCGAGCTGCTGCGGGACGGCCGCCCGGCCGACCTCGCCGTGGCCCGGACCAAGTCCAGCCCGATCGACGTCGTGACCGAGATGGACATCGCGGCGGAGAAACTGATCACCGACCTGATCGCCGGCCACCGCCCCGACGACGGCTTCCTCGGCGAGGAGGGCGCGTCGACGCAGGGCACGAGCGGCGTCCGCTGGGTGATCGACCCGCTCGACGGCACGGTGAACTACCTGTACGGGCTGCCGACCTGGGCGGTCTCCATCGCCGCCGAGCAGGACGGGGAGACCGTGGTCGGCGTCGTGGCGGCCCCGATGCGCGGCGAGACGTACCACGCGGTGCGCGGGGCAGGGGCGTGGGCGACGGGGGCGTGGGAGGGCGAGCGGGAGCTGCGCTGCCGCCCGGCGCCGCCGCTGGACCAGGCGCTGGTGTCGACCGGCTTCAACTACGTCACCGCCGTCCGCACCCACCAGGCCGAGGTCGCGGCCCGGCTGATCCCGCTCCTGCGCGACATCCGGCGCAGTGGGTCGGCCGCGATCGACCTGTGCGACCTGGCCTTCGGCCGGCTGGACGGCTACTACGAGCGCGGCCTCAACGCCTGGGACTGGGGCGCGGGTGACCTCATCGCCCGTGAGGCCGGCGCCCTGACCGGCGGCCGCCCCGGAGAACGCCCCGCACGCTCCCTGACGGTCGCCGGCACGCCCGGCGTCTTCGAGCCCCTCCAGCGCCTCCTGGAGGACTTCGGCGCCTGGCACGACTGA
- a CDS encoding sensor histidine kinase KdpD, translating into MARGKLRIYLGAAPGVGKTYAMLSEAHRRVERGTDCVVAFVEHHDRQRTEVMLHGLEQIRRKELDYRGAVFTEMDVDAVLRRAPAVALVDELAHTNIPGSRNAKRWQDVEELLAAGIDVISTVNIQHLESLGDVVESITGVRQRETVPDEVVRRADQIELVDMSPQALRRRMAHGNVYKSDKVDAALSNYFRPGNLTALRELALLWVADRVDEYLKQYRNEHQVSAIWGSRERIVVGLTGGPEGRTLIRRAARLAEKGAGGEVLAVYISRSDGLTSASPKELAVQRTLVEDLGGTFHHVVGEDIPAALLDFARGVNATQIVLGSSRRKAWQYVLGPGVGATVARESGPDLDVHIVTHGEAGKGRGLPVARGARLGRGRIIAGWLVGLAGPAVMAVLLNTVDLGLANDMLLFLTLTVAAALLGGLFPALASAAFGSLLLNYFYTPPLHRLTIADPKNIVAIVIFFGVALSVASVVDLAARRTHQAARLRAESQILSFLAGNVLRGETSLEELLERVRETFGMESAALLERASDVEPWSCAGRAGFGPALERPEDGDVDMPIGDHMALALTGRVLPAEDRRVLAAFAAQAVVVLDRRRLQEEAEQARTLAEGNRIRTALLAAVSHDLRTPLAGIKAAVTSLRSDDVEWSEEDRAELLEGIEEGADRLDHLVGNLLDMSRLQTGTVTPIVHETDLDEVVPMALVGVPDGSVDLDVPETLPMVEADAGLLERSVANLVENAVKYSPADRPVLVSASVIADRVEVRIVDRGPGVPDEAKERIFEPFQRYGDAPRGAGVGLGLAVARGFAEAMGGTLNAEDTPGGGLTMVLSLRAAGSVTEAAQAVAEPLAEPERQAS; encoded by the coding sequence ATGGCACGCGGCAAGCTTCGGATCTATCTCGGTGCGGCACCGGGCGTGGGCAAGACCTACGCCATGCTCTCCGAGGCGCACCGGCGGGTGGAGCGGGGCACCGACTGCGTGGTCGCCTTCGTCGAGCACCACGACCGGCAGCGCACCGAGGTGATGCTGCACGGCCTGGAGCAGATCCGGCGCAAGGAACTGGACTACCGGGGCGCCGTGTTCACGGAGATGGACGTGGACGCCGTACTGCGCCGGGCCCCCGCGGTCGCCCTGGTGGACGAACTCGCCCACACCAACATCCCCGGCTCCCGCAACGCCAAGCGCTGGCAGGACGTGGAAGAACTGCTGGCCGCCGGGATCGACGTGATCTCGACCGTCAACATCCAGCACCTCGAATCGCTCGGCGACGTCGTCGAGTCCATCACCGGCGTGCGCCAGCGCGAGACGGTGCCCGACGAGGTGGTACGGCGCGCGGACCAGATAGAGCTGGTCGACATGTCGCCCCAGGCGCTGCGCCGGCGTATGGCACACGGCAACGTCTACAAGTCCGACAAGGTCGACGCGGCCCTGTCCAACTACTTCCGGCCGGGCAACCTGACCGCCCTGCGTGAGCTGGCGCTGCTCTGGGTGGCCGACCGGGTCGACGAGTACCTGAAGCAGTACCGCAACGAGCACCAGGTCTCGGCGATCTGGGGCTCGCGGGAGCGGATCGTCGTCGGGCTCACCGGCGGCCCGGAGGGGCGGACGCTGATCCGGCGGGCCGCACGGCTCGCCGAGAAGGGGGCGGGCGGCGAGGTGCTCGCCGTCTACATCTCCCGCAGCGACGGCCTGACGTCGGCCTCCCCGAAGGAACTCGCCGTCCAGCGCACCCTGGTCGAGGACCTCGGCGGCACCTTCCACCACGTCGTCGGCGAGGACATCCCCGCGGCCCTGCTCGACTTCGCGCGCGGCGTCAACGCCACCCAGATCGTCCTCGGCTCCTCCCGCCGCAAGGCCTGGCAGTACGTCCTCGGACCCGGCGTCGGCGCCACCGTCGCCCGCGAGTCCGGGCCCGACCTGGACGTCCACATCGTCACCCACGGCGAGGCCGGCAAGGGCCGCGGGCTGCCGGTGGCCCGGGGTGCCCGGCTCGGCCGGGGCCGGATCATCGCCGGCTGGCTGGTCGGACTGGCCGGCCCGGCCGTCATGGCGGTACTGCTCAACACCGTCGACCTCGGCCTCGCCAACGACATGCTGCTCTTCCTGACCCTCACGGTCGCGGCCGCGCTGCTCGGCGGGCTCTTCCCGGCGCTCGCCTCGGCGGCCTTCGGGTCGCTGCTGCTGAACTACTTCTACACCCCGCCCCTGCACCGGCTGACCATCGCCGACCCGAAGAACATCGTGGCCATCGTGATCTTCTTCGGGGTCGCGCTGTCCGTCGCCTCGGTCGTGGACCTCGCGGCCCGCCGCACCCATCAGGCGGCCCGGCTGCGCGCCGAGTCGCAGATCCTCTCCTTCCTCGCCGGCAACGTGCTGCGCGGCGAGACCAGCCTGGAGGAGCTGCTCGAACGGGTCCGGGAGACCTTCGGCATGGAGTCCGCCGCCCTCCTGGAGCGGGCGAGCGACGTCGAGCCGTGGAGCTGCGCCGGGCGGGCCGGCTTCGGCCCCGCCCTGGAGCGGCCCGAGGACGGCGACGTCGACATGCCGATAGGCGACCACATGGCCCTCGCGCTGACCGGCCGGGTGCTGCCCGCCGAGGACCGCCGGGTGCTGGCCGCCTTCGCCGCCCAGGCGGTCGTCGTCCTGGACCGAAGGCGCCTCCAGGAGGAGGCCGAACAGGCCCGCACCCTCGCCGAGGGCAACCGGATCCGCACCGCCCTGCTCGCCGCCGTCAGCCACGACCTGCGCACCCCGCTGGCCGGCATCAAGGCGGCGGTCACCTCGCTGCGCTCGGACGACGTGGAATGGTCCGAGGAGGACCGGGCCGAACTCCTCGAAGGCATCGAGGAGGGCGCCGACCGCCTGGACCACCTCGTCGGCAACCTGCTCGACATGTCCCGGCTGCAGACCGGCACCGTCACCCCGATCGTCCACGAGACCGACCTCGACGAGGTGGTCCCGATGGCGCTGGTCGGTGTGCCGGACGGCAGCGTGGACCTCGACGTCCCCGAGACCCTGCCGATGGTGGAGGCCGACGCCGGGCTCCTGGAGCGGTCGGTGGCCAACCTGGTCGAGAACGCGGTCAAGTACAGCCCCGCAGACCGGCCCGTGCTGGTCTCCGCCAGCGTCATCGCGGACCGGGTGGAGGTGCGGATCGTGGACCGCGGGCCCGGTGTGCCCGACGAGGCCAAGGAGCGCATATTCGAGCCCTTCCAGCGCTACGGTGACGCTCCGCGCGGCGCCGGGGTCGGGCTCGGGCTCGCGGTCGCCCGGGGCTTCGCGGAGGCGATGGGCGGCACCCTGAACGCGGAGGACACACCCGGCGGCGGGCTCACCATGGTCCTCAGCCTCCGCGCGGCAGGATCGGTCACCGAAGCGGCGCAGGCCGTGGCAGAACCCCTGGCAGAACCGGAAAGGCAGGCCTCATGA
- a CDS encoding HAMP domain-containing sensor histidine kinase: MATTPAPPQAPPKPTWDPRRPQPVLPWLRPTIRIRLTLLYGGMFLIAGILLLSIIYLLAAQAISTGNQPFFKIIDGTNIRVSSDNCPAITGTNNLPISDFNAAIAQCVDRQRQAALDNLLSRSLLALLGLAVIAFAFGYAMAGRVLSPLGRITRTARAVAGSDLSRRIELDGPDDELKELADTFDDMLERLQRAFTAQQRFVGNASHELRTPLAINRTLLEVHLSDPGAPVELQQLGKTLLATNERSEQLVEGLLLLARSDNQIVERKPVDLAEVASQAVDQVHAEAEAKGVTIRGARKPAVVQGNGVLLERIALNLLQNAVRYNVPEEGWVEVNTDIEHGQAVLYVANTGPVVPAYEIDNLFEPFRRLRTERTGSDKGVGLGLSIVRSVARAHGGHIVAQPREGGGLVMRVTLPV; this comes from the coding sequence GTGGCCACCACCCCCGCACCCCCACAGGCACCACCCAAGCCCACCTGGGACCCGAGAAGGCCACAGCCGGTCCTGCCGTGGCTGCGCCCGACCATCCGGATACGGCTCACCCTGCTGTACGGCGGCATGTTCCTGATCGCCGGCATCCTGCTGCTCTCGATCATCTACCTGCTGGCCGCCCAGGCCATCAGCACCGGCAACCAGCCATTCTTCAAGATCATCGACGGCACGAACATCCGGGTCTCCAGTGACAACTGCCCGGCGATCACCGGGACCAACAACCTGCCGATCTCGGACTTCAACGCCGCGATCGCCCAGTGCGTGGACCGCCAGCGCCAGGCGGCTCTGGACAACCTGCTCAGCCGCTCGCTCCTCGCCCTGCTGGGCCTGGCCGTGATCGCCTTCGCGTTCGGCTATGCGATGGCCGGCCGGGTGCTCTCGCCGCTCGGCCGGATCACCCGGACCGCCCGCGCGGTGGCCGGTTCGGACCTGTCCCGACGGATCGAGCTGGACGGCCCGGACGACGAGCTCAAGGAGCTCGCGGACACCTTCGACGACATGCTGGAGCGGCTGCAGCGGGCCTTCACCGCCCAGCAACGCTTCGTCGGCAACGCCTCTCACGAGCTGCGCACGCCCCTGGCGATCAACCGCACGCTCCTGGAGGTGCACCTCTCGGACCCCGGCGCGCCCGTGGAGCTCCAGCAGCTCGGCAAGACGCTGCTGGCCACCAACGAGCGCAGCGAGCAGCTCGTGGAGGGCCTGCTGCTGCTCGCCCGCAGCGACAACCAGATCGTCGAGCGCAAACCGGTCGACCTGGCGGAGGTGGCCTCCCAGGCCGTCGACCAGGTGCACGCCGAGGCCGAGGCCAAGGGCGTGACGATCCGGGGCGCTCGGAAACCGGCCGTGGTCCAGGGCAACGGCGTGCTCCTGGAGCGGATCGCCCTGAACCTGCTGCAGAACGCGGTGCGCTACAACGTGCCCGAGGAGGGCTGGGTGGAGGTCAACACCGACATCGAGCACGGCCAGGCGGTGCTGTACGTCGCGAACACCGGGCCGGTGGTCCCGGCGTACGAGATCGACAACCTCTTCGAGCCCTTCAGGCGGCTCCGTACCGAGCGGACGGGCAGCGACAAGGGGGTGGGCCTCGGCCTGTCCATCGTGCGGTCCGTGGCCCGGGCGCACGGCGGGCACATCGTGGCCCAGCCCCGGGAGGGCGGCGGACTCGTGATGCGGGTCACGCTGCCGGTCTGA
- a CDS encoding alginate lyase family protein, translating into MRRIPLLAAVGALLLGVFAAPAAHSAPSTFVHPGVTVSKAQLDFARAEVLAGAQPWKAAYDQMMASKYADLNRTPTPWATVECGSYSNPNYGCTDEREDAIAAYTDALAWYVTKDARYAQKAIQIMDAWSATITGHTNSNAPLQTGWAGSSWPKAAEIIRYTYTGTWANEARFATMLRNVYLPTVIKGSNSNGNWELSMMEAAVGISVFLEDKTSYDTAMAKFRTRTAAYVYLASDGSVPKTVPSQNLDTTAKIVSYWQGQSTFVTGLTQETCRDFTHTGYGISAISHVAETSRIQGQDLYGTDVGERLRQALGFQAKYQLGTAVPGWLCGGSLNLGLGPVTEVGYNALHNRLGIAMTNTQTLTQNNRPAGTNNLFVAWETLTHGDNPN; encoded by the coding sequence GTGCGTCGCATCCCCCTGCTCGCGGCCGTGGGAGCCCTGCTCCTGGGCGTCTTCGCGGCCCCCGCCGCCCACTCCGCCCCGAGCACCTTCGTGCACCCCGGGGTCACTGTCTCCAAGGCCCAGCTGGACTTCGCCCGCGCCGAGGTGCTGGCCGGCGCCCAGCCCTGGAAGGCGGCCTACGACCAGATGATGGCGAGCAAGTACGCCGACCTGAACCGCACCCCCACACCCTGGGCCACGGTCGAGTGCGGCTCGTACTCGAACCCGAACTACGGCTGCACCGACGAGCGCGAGGACGCGATCGCCGCCTACACCGACGCCCTCGCCTGGTACGTCACCAAGGACGCCCGCTACGCCCAGAAGGCCATCCAGATCATGGACGCCTGGTCGGCCACCATCACCGGCCACACCAACAGCAACGCACCGCTGCAGACCGGCTGGGCGGGCTCCTCCTGGCCCAAGGCCGCCGAGATCATCAGGTACACGTACACCGGCACCTGGGCCAACGAGGCCCGCTTCGCCACCATGCTGCGCAACGTCTACCTCCCCACCGTCATCAAGGGCTCCAACTCCAACGGCAACTGGGAGCTGTCGATGATGGAGGCCGCCGTCGGCATCTCCGTCTTCCTGGAGGACAAGACCTCCTACGACACGGCCATGGCGAAGTTCCGCACCCGGACCGCCGCCTACGTCTACCTGGCCTCCGACGGGTCGGTGCCGAAGACCGTGCCCAGCCAGAACCTGGACACCACCGCCAAGATCGTCTCCTACTGGCAGGGTCAGTCCACCTTCGTCACCGGCCTCACCCAGGAGACCTGCCGGGACTTCACCCACACCGGGTACGGCATCTCCGCGATCTCGCACGTCGCCGAGACCAGCCGGATCCAGGGCCAGGACCTGTACGGCACGGACGTCGGCGAGCGGCTGCGGCAGGCGCTCGGCTTCCAGGCCAAGTACCAGCTGGGTACCGCCGTCCCCGGCTGGCTGTGCGGCGGCTCCCTGAACCTGGGACTCGGGCCCGTCACCGAGGTCGGCTACAACGCGCTCCACAACCGCCTCGGCATCGCCATGACCAACACCCAGACGCTCACCCAGAACAACCGCCCCGCCGGCACCAACAACCTCTTCGTGGCCTGGGAGACCCTCACCCACGGCGACAACCCCAACTGA
- a CDS encoding DUF4193 domain-containing protein has protein sequence MATDYDTPRKTDDDVDSDSLEELKARRNDKSTSSVDVDEFEAAEGLELPGADLSNEELAVRVLPKQQDEFTCMSCFLVHHRSQLAREKNGQPICRDCD, from the coding sequence ATGGCAACCGATTACGACACTCCACGCAAGACCGACGATGACGTGGACTCGGACAGCCTTGAAGAGCTGAAGGCCAGGCGGAACGACAAGTCAACGTCCTCGGTGGACGTCGACGAGTTCGAGGCTGCCGAAGGCCTGGAGCTGCCCGGCGCGGACCTCTCGAACGAGGAGCTGGCCGTCCGGGTGCTGCCCAAGCAGCAGGACGAGTTCACCTGCATGAGCTGCTTCCTGGTGCACCACCGCAGCCAGCTGGCCCGGGAGAAGAACGGTCAGCCGATCTGCCGCGACTGCGACTGA
- a CDS encoding DUF3710 domain-containing protein translates to MFGRRKKKGAAEDAAGEAEQVVDSVDTEADEEVEGERDRVRLEPEPRPDGPWDDTEVREPGEGRVDLGGLFVPGVDGMELRVEVAGDAIVAATVVLRDSAIQLQAFAAPKREGIWGEVREEIATGITQQGGIVDEVEGPLGWELRAQVPVQLPDGTGGFQVVRFVGVDGPRWFLRGVISGQGAVQPQAAGLLEQIFRDTVVVRGEGPMAPRDPIVLKLPNDAQMVPEGVQQEESSRFSGGMGQLQRGPEITEVR, encoded by the coding sequence GTGTTCGGACGTCGCAAGAAGAAGGGTGCCGCCGAGGACGCGGCCGGCGAGGCCGAGCAGGTCGTCGACAGCGTCGACACCGAGGCGGACGAGGAAGTGGAGGGCGAGCGCGACCGCGTTCGTCTGGAGCCGGAGCCCCGGCCCGACGGGCCGTGGGACGACACCGAGGTGCGCGAGCCCGGCGAGGGCCGGGTGGACCTGGGCGGTCTGTTCGTGCCCGGCGTGGACGGCATGGAGCTCCGGGTCGAGGTCGCGGGCGACGCGATCGTCGCGGCGACCGTCGTACTGCGCGACAGCGCCATCCAGCTGCAGGCCTTCGCCGCGCCCAAGCGCGAGGGCATCTGGGGCGAGGTCCGCGAGGAGATCGCGACCGGCATCACCCAGCAGGGCGGCATCGTCGACGAGGTCGAGGGTCCGCTGGGCTGGGAGCTGCGCGCCCAGGTGCCGGTGCAGCTGCCGGACGGCACGGGCGGCTTCCAGGTCGTGCGGTTCGTCGGTGTGGACGGCCCCCGCTGGTTCCTGCGCGGGGTGATCTCCGGGCAGGGCGCGGTGCAGCCGCAGGCGGCAGGCCTCCTGGAGCAGATCTTCCGGGACACCGTCGTGGTCCGCGGCGAGGGCCCGATGGCGCCCCGCGACCCGATCGTCCTGAAGCTGCCCAACGACGCCCAGATGGTCCCCGAGGGGGTCCAGCAGGAGGAGTCCTCGCGCTTCTCCGGCGGCATGGGCCAGCTCCAGCGCGGCCCGGAGATCACCGAGGTCCGCTAG